ACGCTCGCCGCGGCCGTCGCCGCCGCCGAAGCGCTCCGTGGCGTCGGCGTCGACGCCGAAATCAAATGGCCCAACGACGTGTTGGTCGACGGCGAGAAACTCGTCGGGGTCCTCACCGAGATGGAAGGCGAGGCCGACCGCGTCGAGTGGGTCGTCGTCGGCATCGGGATCAACGCCAACGTCGACGGCGCGGTCGTCCCGGCGGGGGCGACCACGGTTCGCGAACGGGTCGGCGACGTCGACCGCGCGGCGCTGACGCGGGCCCTCCTCGAGCGCTTCGAGGAACTCACCGCAGCGCCCGAGGACGTTCTCCCGGCCTGGCGCGAGGCGGCGGGCACGCTCGGCCGGCGGGTCCGCGTCGAGACACCGGGCGGCGAGGTCGTCGGCGAGGCGGTCGACGTCGAGTTCCCGGGGACGCTCCTCGTCGCCACCGATGACGGCGAGCGGCGCGTCTCCGCGGGCGACTGCGAGCACCTCCGGCCGACGGACGGGTGACCGTCGCCGGGGTCGCGTCCCGAGCGGGTCGATGCGCCGTCTGCGATGCCAGCGCACCCGGGGCGTTCACTCGAGGGCTTCCGTGACCGACGGGTCGGCGGTGATACACCGCTCCTCGGGGGGGTCGAGCGGCTCGGACTCGCCGACTCGGACGGCCATGACGGGGACCTCGGCCGAGCGAACGACGCGTCCGGTGACGGTGCCGAGCAGCTCCCGGTCCGAGTCGAGGCGGCTGTGTGTCCCCATAACGATGAGGTCCGAGTCGGTCTCCTCGGCGTGCGCCGGGATCTCGCGTCCCGGCGGCCCCTCCCGGACGTCCGAGTCCGTTCGGTCGACCGCCGCCCGCTCCTCGGCCGCCACAAGCGCCGCCTCCGCCTCCTCGCGGAGCATCGCGTCGACGCTCTCCCACGGCGTCTCGAGGGGCAGACGCTCGAAAGCCGCCGTCGGGACGACGTAGACGAAGCGAAGCGCCGCGTCGTGGGTCTCGGCGAGTTCCGAGGCCGTGTCGATCACCCGGGCTATCGCCTCTGAGCCGTCCGTCGGAACGAGTATGCTGTCGAACATGGTACCACGTGACGTGGGGCTTCGATAGCCCTCTATAAACCGTTTTCGGCGCTTCGACTCCGCGCGCTCAACGCAGGACGACGTCCGTGACGTCGTTGACGCCCGCCCGCCGGACGACCGCCCGCACCGGATCGTGGCTCCCACAGAGGTTGTCCGAATCGCCGTCGAGGACCACCATACGGGCCGCCCGTCCCGGTTCGATGACGCCGCAGTTCAAACCGGCGAGCTCCGCGCCGCCGGCGGTCGCCATCCGGAGCACCTCCGGCGCGGAGACGTCACAGAGTTTCGAGACGAACGCCATCTCGCGGAACATCGAGGGGCTGTTCAACATCACGTTGTCGGTGCCGAGCGCGACCGTTGTCCGTTTTAACAGCTCTGCGATCGGTGGGACGCCAACCCCGGTTACGAGGTTCGAACGCGGGCAGACGGCGATCGGCACGCCGCGGTCCTCGACCCGCTCGAGGTGTCGCGGCTCCGCGTGGACCATGTGGACGAGAAAGTCCGGATCGAGATCCAGCGCCGGATTGACGTCGGCGGCGTCTCGCTCGCCCGCGTGGATGCCGAACGGCTTGTCGCGCCGTCTGGCCGCGGCCCGTTCGGTCGAGAACTCGCCGTCTCGCGCGCCGCTCGCGCCGTACCCGTCGGCGGCGTCGAGGACGGCCGCGTCCCCCCGGCCCATGACGGACGCCTCGAGGTCGAGCGGTTCGAGCGCCGATTCGAGCGCTGCGACGCCCTCGGTCCCGCCCTCGCGGAACTCGACGAACGCGCCGGTCCCGCCCGAGCGCATGAACCGCAGCGAGCGCCGCATCGACGCGACGAGATCCCCGCGGGAGGCGTCGGCGAGCAGCCGGTGTTTGAGCCCGTCCGGCGGGGCGACGAGGTCGTCGAGCGAGAGCCCGCGGCCGGCTTCCTTGGCGATCGAGTCCCCCAGATGCGTGTGGGCGTTGACGAACGCCGGACAGACGATGTCCGTCGAGTCGGTGGGCGACTCCTCGACCGCGGCGATCTCGCCGTCATCGAGGACGACCCGGCCCTCGGTCGGCTCGTACTCGGGGCCCGCCAGGATCGTTCCGGACAGCTCCATACCCCTCTCACGGTGTCCCGGGTTAACTACTTTTAGCAACGCGTGAACTGCCCCACCCTGCTCGGCCGCTGGCGCGGCTTCGCTGAGGGTGGGACCTCGTCTCTCGACGACGCGCTGTACATCCACAACATCGGACGCACCCGACGAGCTAAATGCAGAAGTGCCTCGGATTTCGTTTCACCGTGGCTGACCGCTCTCGATTCCGGATCCGTCGCCACGATGTAGCCGTCGTTCGGGTCGATCTCGATCGGCTGTAGATCAGATGGTGTCGGGGAGCGCCGATTCCCCCGTCCCGTGTATGCGCGTATGCACTGTTTGCGCTGACAGTCCGGCGCCGGCCCGTCCCCGGCGCCACTCAGGCGAGCCGCCACCCGCCGTCGACTCGGGCCGCGACGTCGCGGCGCTCCATCTCTGAGAGGACTTCGCCGAGGCGGTCCGGTTGGGCGACCTCCATCTCGATGCGTTCGAGGTCGTGGTACGACGAGAGGTAGTGTCGGACGTCCTCGCGGGCGAACGTCTCGGCGTCGGCTTTCCGCATGACGCCCTCGATCAGGTCGATCATGTCCTCGAGGAAGTTCCACGGGTAGACGACCCACGTCCACGTCTCGAGGCGCTCGCCGACGAACTCCGGTTCGAATTCGCTGGTTCCGAGCAACTGCAGCGTGGCGGTCCGGACCGAGGCCGCGTCGCGCTCCGTGACGTACTCGTGGGCACGGCTGATCGACCCGCCGGTGTCGGCGATGTCGTCGATCACGAGGACGTCCTTGCCCCCGACGCTACCATCGGGCATCGGGTAGCGGACCTGCGGTTCGTCGGTCTTGACCCCCGTGCCGACGTAGTGCTCCATCTTCAGGCTCGTCAGGTCGTCCAACCCGAGGAAATCACAGAGACAACGTCCGGCGAACCAGCCGCCGCGGGCCAGCGCGACGACGACGTCCGGTTCGAACTCGGCTGACTTGATCTCGTCCGCCACGTCTCGACAGAGCCCGTAAATGTACTCCCAGTTGGTGACGGTACAGTTGAACTCCTCCAGGAGGTCGCTCATACGCGCCTGTCGGAGGGTCAGACCTAATAATCGCCGGGTTGAGGGCGTCCCGACTCGCTCCGGAGGCGATTTTATATCTTGCGGTGACGAAGCAGTATCATGCGCGTCGCAGCGTTCACGGAGTTAGTCGGCCCCGACGGCGTAACGATACGCGAACGCGACGACCCTCAACCGGACGCGGGTGAGGCGGTCATCGACGTCGAGGCATGTTCGATTAACCGCCATGATCTCTGGATTCTGGAGGGTGACTCCGCGATGGTCGACGAGGATGTCTTGCCGTTCGTCAGCGGGCTGGACCCCGCCGGCACCGTCCGATCGGTCGGCAAGGACGTCTCCGGGATCGCCCCTGGTGATCGCGTCGTTCTCTGCCCGAACCAAACCTGCGGGGCCTGTGAGTACTGCCGGGAGGGACCGGAAAACCACTGTATCGAGTTCGGACTGTACCATGGTGGGCTGGCCGAGCGCGCCCGCGTCGACGCGACACGTCTCGTTGCGATTCCGAAGTCGCTCCCCGTCCGGGCCGCCGCGGCACTTCCGACGGCGTACGTGACCGCCTGGCGGATGCTTCGCCGCGCCAACGTCGCCCCCGGTGATCTGGTGTTCGTGCCTGGCGCGACCGGCGGCGTCGGCGTCGCGACAGTGCAGCTCGCCGACGTGTTGAACGCCGAGACGATCGCCACGTCACGATCGGCAAAAAAACTCGAACGACTCTCGGACCTCGGGGTCGACCATCCCATCGAGTCGGACGACCCCGAAACGCTGGCTGCGAGCGTCCGTGAGATCGGCCGCCCCGATACGGTCATCAACCACCTTGGCGGCCCCTTCACGAAGCCCGCACTCAACGCGATGGCCAGGGGCGGGCGGATGGTTATCTGTGGTCGAACGGCGGGAACGGTCTCGCAACTCGACGTTCCGGACCTTTTCTTGGGCCACAAACACGTCATCGGGAGCACGATGGGAACACAGGGCGACCTGCGCCGGTTGGTCGACCTCGCGGCGAAGGGGGCATACGAACCAGCCCTCGGGGGAACGTACGATCTCGAATCCACCGCGGAGGCGTTCGCCGATATGCAGCGGCGGGAGGCGTTCGGAAAGCTGATTATCGAGCCCTGAAAGAAATCAAGGCCGAGACTGGAGCTGTGGCTAGGACCGGAACTGCGACCCTGAATAGGACCGAAAGCGTAGGACGCGCTCCACGACGCCCGGTCGACCCCCCGACGTGGCCCCACCGACGGTCGGGGTTTTTATTCGTCGGCCGCGAAACGGCCGACGATGGATACCCGACGCGCCTTGCTCGTCGACGCGTTCACGACCGACCCCCTCTCCGGCAACCCGGCGGGGCTCGTCCCCGACGCCGACGGCCTCGCCGACGAGGCGATGGCGGCGATCGCTCGCGAGTTGCACGCCTCCGAAACTGTCTTTCTGCTCGACGCTGATAACGGCGAGGCGGCCCGGCGGCTCCGTTGCTTCACGCCAACGGGGGAGATCGACCTCTGTGGGCACGCGACCGTGGCCGCCGGGTCGTGGCTCGCCGGCGCCGGCGGCCTCGGGGACGGAACGCACACCTTCGAAACGAACGCCGGATCGATCGACGTCGACATCGAGGGCGGGCTGGTCCGGATGTCGCCCGGCGGGGAGGTGTCGTCGGTCACCGAGGTCGATCTCGGCTACGATCGGGTCGCGTCGGCGATCGGGGCGGACCCGGCGACGCTCTCGGACGTCGGCGCGGACCTGCCGCTCGCGACCGCCTCCATGGGGCCCGAATACCTCGTCGTCCCGGTGAACTTCCTTCAGGCCCTCTCGGGGCTGGAGCCCGATCCCCGGGCTATCGCCGGGTTGACCGATGAACTCGGCGTGACGGGCGTCTACGCGTTCACCTTCGACGCGCTCGAGGCCGACTCGACGCTGCACGGCCGGCTGTTCGCTCCGGCCGTCGGCGTCAACGAGGATCCGCCCACCGGCACCGCCTCCGGCGCCGTCGGGGCGTACCTCCGCGAGGTCGAAGCGTTCGACGGCGAGTTGCCCGAAGAGATGGTCTTCGAGCAGGGCCACTTCCTCGATCGGCCGGGTCGGGTGCGGGTTCGCGCCCGGACGGACCCGGTCTCGATCGGTGGGCGGGCGGTGACGGCGTTCGAGGGGACGATCTCCGTGCCCGAGATGGGTGCGGACGATATCATAGAGGTGTAGCGAGGATCGACCGGAGGGAGAGCCTCGAAGAAGCCGAACGGGAGGAGCGCGGGCAGGCGATGATCGAGCGTTTCGGACACGTATCGGTAGGTTCGGGACGCACACACACGGGGCGCGAACGCCGAACGAATGGCCTAAGTTGGGGGCACCTGAATCGTCGAGCAATGACAGCAGACGGGACAGACAGTCTCGAGGAACCCGTGCTCTGGCTGGACGAGATTCGCTCCGACGACATCGGATTGGTCGGCGGCAAGGGCGCCTCCCTCGGCGAGATGACGGACGCGGGGCTGCCGGTCCCGCCGGGATTCGTCGTCACCGCCGGAACGTACCGCGCGTTCATCGAGGGGACGGGAATCGACGAGGAACTGTTCGACGCCGTCGACGTCGACTCCGACGACTCCGAGGCGCTCGCGGTCGCCGAGGAGCGGGCGAAGGAGCTCATCCTCGGGACCGAGATGCCCGAGGACGTCCGCGAGGACATCCTCGCGGCCTACGACGACCTCGACGACGGCGAGGCGTTCGTCGCGGTCCGCTCGTCGGCCACGGCAGAAGATTTGCCGAGCGCCTCATTTGCGGGTCAGCAGGACACCTACCTCAACATCACCCGCGAGGGGCTGATCGACCGCATCAAACACTGCTGGGCGTCGCTGTTCACCCAGCGTGCGATCTACTACCGGAACGAGCAGGGCTTCGACCACGACATCGTCGACATCGCCGTCGTCGTCCAGCGGATGGTCGCCGCGGACAAATCTGGCGTGATGTTCACCTCCCACCCCTCCAGCGGCGAACCGAAAATCATCGTCGAGGCCGCCTGGGGGCTCGGCGAGGCGGTCGTCTCCGGGTCGGTGTCGCCGGACAACTACGTCATCGACCGCGAGGCCGACAAGGTGATCGAAGCGACAGTCGCCGACAAAAAAGTGATGATGCTGAAAGACGAGGAGACGGGCGAGACCGTCGAACGCGCGGTGCCGGAGGACAAGCGAAACGCCCGAGTGCTCGACGACGACGAGCTCGACCGGCTCGCGGAACTGGGCGAGCGCGCGGAGGCTCACTACGGCGAGCCCCAGGACGTCGAGTGGGCCATCGTCGAAGGCGACGGGCGGAGTTCGGACGGCCGGACGCACTCCGGCGACGTGTTCATGTTGCAGTCGCGACCCATCACGACGATCTCGGAGGACGCCGCGTCCGAGTCGGACGAGGAGGCCGACGGCGACCTCCTCGTCCAGGGGCTTGGGGCGTCACCCGGTATCGCCTCCGGGCCCGTCCGGACCGTCGGCAAACTCGACCAGCTCGACAAGGTCGGCGAGGGTGACATCATCGTCACCGAGATGACGACCCCCGACATGGTGCCAGCGATGAAGCGCGCCAGCGGGATCATCACCGACGAGGGCGGGATGACGAGCCACGCCGCGATTGTCGCCCGCGAACTCGGCGCGCCGGCCATCGTCGGCGCCGGCACGGCGACCGAACAACTCGAGGACGGTCAACTCGTCACGATCGACGGCGAGAAGGGCAGTGTCACCGAGGGGACCGTGGCCCCCGACGAACAGACCGACGCCGTCGAAACGGTCCGCCCCGAAAACCCCGTCAAACCGATGACGGCGACGGAGGTCAAAGTGAACGTCTCGATCCCCGAGGCGGGCGAGCGCGCCGCGGCCACCGGGGCCGACGGCGTCGGCCTGCTCCGGATGGAGCATATGATCCTCTCGACGAACAAGACGCCGGAGCGCTACATCGAGGACCACGGCGAGGACGCCTACGTCGAGGAGATCGTCGACGGCGTCCGCGGTGTCGCCGACGAGTTCTATCCGCGCCCGGTCCGGGTCCGGACGCTCGATGCGCCGACGGACGAGTTCCGGCAGATGGAGGGCGGCGAGTCCGAACCCCACGAGCACAACCCGATGCTCGGTTACCGGGGGATCAGGCGGAGCCTCGATCGGCCGGAGTTCTTCAAACACGAACTCGAGGCGTTCCGGCGGCTCTTCGAGATGGGCTACGACAACGTCGAGGTCATGTTCCCCCTCGTCAACGACGCCGAGGACGTCGTTCGCGCGCGGAACCTGATGGCTGAGGCCGGCGTCGACCCCGAGAAGCGCTCTTGGGGCGTGATGGTCGAGACCCCCTCGGCGGCGCTGTCGATCGAGGAGATGGCCGAAGCCGGGATCGACTTCGCCTCCTTCGGCACGAACGACCTCACCCAGTACACGCTCGCGGTCGACCGGAACAACGAACACGTCGCCGACCGCTTCGACGAGCTCCACCCATCGGTGTTGCGGCTGATCGGCGATACGATCGAGACCTGCCGCGAGTACGACGTCGCGACGAGCATCTGTGGGCAGGCTGGCTCGAAGCCGGAGATGGTCCGGTTCCTCGTCAACGAGGGCGTCTCGTCGATCTCGGCGAACATCGACGCCGTCCGGGACGTCCAACACGAGGTCAAACGGAAAGAACAGAAGCTGCTGCTCGACTCGATCCGGTAATCCGGGTCGACGACCGTCGAAAACACAACCGATAAACCCCACGCGCCGCTGAAACGGAGTATGCAGCGGGCCGAACCGCAGGAATTCTCCCGAGTATTGTCGTCGATGTGTACCGAACCGCATCCGACGGCCCGCGAGGCGGCCGAGCAGTTTCTGGCGAGCAACCCCGGCGATCCCGGCACCTACGGGACGGTCTCGACGCTCGAACGCGAGGCCGTCGACCGGCTCGGGACCGTCGCCGAACTCGCGGACCCGGCCGGCTACATCGCCTCCGGCGGGACGGAGTCGAACGTCCAGGCGATCCGGCTGGCCCGCAACCGGGCCGACACCCGAACGCCGAACTTCGTCGCCCCCGAGTCCGCGCACTTCTCGTTCCGCAAGGCCGCCGGCGTATTGGGCGTCGAACTCCGGACGGCACCCCTCTCCGATTACCGGGCGAACCTCGACGCTGTCGCGGAGCTGATCGACTCCGACACCGTCTGCGTCGTCGGCGTCGCCGGAACGACCGAGTACGGCCGCGTCGACCCGATCCCAGCGCTCGCGGACATGGCAGCCGACGCCGGCGCGCTCTGTCACGTCGACGCCGCCTGGGGTGGGTTCGTCCTCCCCTTTACCGAGCACGCCTGGAGCTTCGCCGACGCCGACATCCACACGATGACGATCGACCCGCACAAGATGGGGCGGGCGGCGGTGCCGGCGGGCGGTCTCCTCGCTCGTGGCCCCGAGTTGCTCGACGAACTCGCGATCGACACGCCGTATCTCGAGTCGACGTCGCAGATGACGCTGACGGGGACCCGAAGCGGGGCCGGCGTCGCCAGCGCGGCGGCGGTGATGGACGAGCTGTGGCGGGACGGCTACGGGCGACAGTACCGTCGCGCCCGCTCGAACGCCGACTGGCTCGCCGCCGAACTTGACGATCGGGAGTTCGAGGTCGTCGAGCCCGCGTTGCCGATCGTGACTGTCGACCTCCCGGCGCGGTTGATCGACGACCTCCGGGACGCCGGATGGCGACTCTCCCGGACGGAGGCGGGCGAGGCCCGGATCGTCTGTATGCCCCACGTCACCCGGTCGATGCTGGCCGAGTTCCTCGGCGACGTCGATCGGCTAGCCGAGTGAGGCGTCGTCCGCCCCGAGAGCGGGACTGTTTTAGCCCCCTGGCCCGGCGTGTCGTGTATGCACGAGGAGTTCCCGACGGATTCCCCGGCGGTGGTCACCTGCGGGTTGCCCTACGCCAACGGCGACCTCCACGTCGGCCACCTGCGGACGTACGTCAGCGGCGACGCCTACGCGCGGGCGCTCGACCGCCTCGGCCAGTCGGTCGCGTTCGTCTGCGGATCGGACATGCACGGGACGCCGATCGCGGTCAACGCCGCCGAGACGGGCGTCGACCCCGAGTCGTTCGCCTTAGAGTACCACGAGCAATACGAGGAGACGTTCCCGGCGTTCAACGTCGAGTTCGACAACTACGGCCACACACACGACGCGACGAACACGGAGATGACCCAGTCGTTCGTCCGGTCGTGGATCGACGGCGACCACGTCTTCGAGAAGGAAATCGAGGTCGCATGGGACGCAGAGACAGACCAGCCGCTGCCGGATCGGTTCGTCGAGGGGACCTGCCCGTACTGCGGCGAGCGGGCCCGCGGTGACGAATGCGACGAGGGCTGTCAGCGACACCTCGAACCGGGCGAGATCGAGGAGCCGGTCTCGACGATCACGGGCAACCCCGCGGAGTACCGCACCCGCCCGCACAAGTTCCTCCGGCTCTCGGACTTCCAGGAGTACCTCCAGGGGTTCATCGACCGACTCGAGGGCACCGACAACGCGAAGAACCAACCCCGAGAGTGGATCGAGGGCGAGTTACAGGACCTGTGTATCACCCGCGATATGGACTGGGGAATCGACTACCCCGGCGAGGACGGGGCGGACGGCGAGGACCTCGTCCTCTACGTGTGGGTCGACGCCCCGATCGAGTACGCCTCCTCGACGAAGCAGTACTCCGAGCGAGTCGGCTCGGAGAGCTACGACTGGGAGGCCGTCTGGAAGGACCGCTCGGATCCGGACTCGGAACGCCCCGAGGGCGGCGAGATAATCCACGTCATCGGCCACGACATCATCCAGCACCACACGGTGTTTTGGCCCGCGATGTTGCGCGGGGCGGGGTTTACCGAACCCCGGGCCGTGATGGCGTGTGGGTTCGTCAACCTCGACGGTGAGGCCTTCTCGACCTCGCGGAACCGGGCGGTCTGGGCCGACGACTACATCGAGTCGGGGCTGGATCCGGACCTCTACCGGTACCACATCGTCACCGGCAGCGAGTTCACCGCCGACGTCGACTTCTCGTGGGACGGTCTCCGAGAGCGCGTCAACAACGAGTTGGTCGGCACGCTCGGGAACTTCCTGTATCGCTCGCTTCTGTTCGCCGAGCGAAACTACGACGGGACGCCGAACGCCGCGGTGAGCGACGAGGTCGAGGCCGAAATCGAGTCCGCGATCGAGTCGTTCCGGGAGGCGGTCGACGACTACCGCGTCCGCGGGCTGGGGCGGACCCCTGTCGAACTCGCGGCGTTCGGCAACGAGTACATCCAGCGGCACGAACCCTGGAAGCTCACTGACGAGGACCCCGAGAAGGCGGCGCAGGTCATCCGCGATTGCGTCCAGCTCTCGAAGGCCATCGCGGTGTTGATGGAGCCGGTGCTCCCGGGGAAAGCCGA
The genomic region above belongs to Natronomonas moolapensis 8.8.11 and contains:
- a CDS encoding biotin--[acetyl-CoA-carboxylase] ligase → MNATRRSILDSLAEGPVSGPEMAAALDISRAAVWKHVEALREAGFGIESRGDGYVLSSVPEFGAGSVEYGLSVPVEIEYHDSIPNTNDRARELAVSGADGVAVLADEQTGARGRLGREWTSPSGGIWLSLVRRPDLPPARAPIYTLAAAVAAAEALRGVGVDAEIKWPNDVLVDGEKLVGVLTEMEGEADRVEWVVVGIGINANVDGAVVPAGATTVRERVGDVDRAALTRALLERFEELTAAPEDVLPAWREAAGTLGRRVRVETPGGEVVGEAVDVEFPGTLLVATDDGERRVSAGDCEHLRPTDG
- a CDS encoding universal stress protein: MFDSILVPTDGSEAIARVIDTASELAETHDAALRFVYVVPTAAFERLPLETPWESVDAMLREEAEAALVAAEERAAVDRTDSDVREGPPGREIPAHAEETDSDLIVMGTHSRLDSDRELLGTVTGRVVRSAEVPVMAVRVGESEPLDPPEERCITADPSVTEALE
- a CDS encoding amidohydrolase family protein, which codes for MELSGTILAGPEYEPTEGRVVLDDGEIAAVEESPTDSTDIVCPAFVNAHTHLGDSIAKEAGRGLSLDDLVAPPDGLKHRLLADASRGDLVASMRRSLRFMRSGGTGAFVEFREGGTEGVAALESALEPLDLEASVMGRGDAAVLDAADGYGASGARDGEFSTERAAARRRDKPFGIHAGERDAADVNPALDLDPDFLVHMVHAEPRHLERVEDRGVPIAVCPRSNLVTGVGVPPIAELLKRTTVALGTDNVMLNSPSMFREMAFVSKLCDVSAPEVLRMATAGGAELAGLNCGVIEPGRAARMVVLDGDSDNLCGSHDPVRAVVRRAGVNDVTDVVLR
- a CDS encoding phosphoribosyltransferase, encoding MSDLLEEFNCTVTNWEYIYGLCRDVADEIKSAEFEPDVVVALARGGWFAGRCLCDFLGLDDLTSLKMEHYVGTGVKTDEPQVRYPMPDGSVGGKDVLVIDDIADTGGSISRAHEYVTERDAASVRTATLQLLGTSEFEPEFVGERLETWTWVVYPWNFLEDMIDLIEGVMRKADAETFAREDVRHYLSSYHDLERIEMEVAQPDRLGEVLSEMERRDVAARVDGGWRLA
- a CDS encoding alcohol dehydrogenase catalytic domain-containing protein → MRVAAFTELVGPDGVTIRERDDPQPDAGEAVIDVEACSINRHDLWILEGDSAMVDEDVLPFVSGLDPAGTVRSVGKDVSGIAPGDRVVLCPNQTCGACEYCREGPENHCIEFGLYHGGLAERARVDATRLVAIPKSLPVRAAAALPTAYVTAWRMLRRANVAPGDLVFVPGATGGVGVATVQLADVLNAETIATSRSAKKLERLSDLGVDHPIESDDPETLAASVREIGRPDTVINHLGGPFTKPALNAMARGGRMVICGRTAGTVSQLDVPDLFLGHKHVIGSTMGTQGDLRRLVDLAAKGAYEPALGGTYDLESTAEAFADMQRREAFGKLIIEP
- a CDS encoding PhzF family phenazine biosynthesis protein, which produces MDTRRALLVDAFTTDPLSGNPAGLVPDADGLADEAMAAIARELHASETVFLLDADNGEAARRLRCFTPTGEIDLCGHATVAAGSWLAGAGGLGDGTHTFETNAGSIDVDIEGGLVRMSPGGEVSSVTEVDLGYDRVASAIGADPATLSDVGADLPLATASMGPEYLVVPVNFLQALSGLEPDPRAIAGLTDELGVTGVYAFTFDALEADSTLHGRLFAPAVGVNEDPPTGTASGAVGAYLREVEAFDGELPEEMVFEQGHFLDRPGRVRVRARTDPVSIGGRAVTAFEGTISVPEMGADDIIEV
- the ppsA gene encoding pyruvate, water dikinase; this translates as MTADGTDSLEEPVLWLDEIRSDDIGLVGGKGASLGEMTDAGLPVPPGFVVTAGTYRAFIEGTGIDEELFDAVDVDSDDSEALAVAEERAKELILGTEMPEDVREDILAAYDDLDDGEAFVAVRSSATAEDLPSASFAGQQDTYLNITREGLIDRIKHCWASLFTQRAIYYRNEQGFDHDIVDIAVVVQRMVAADKSGVMFTSHPSSGEPKIIVEAAWGLGEAVVSGSVSPDNYVIDREADKVIEATVADKKVMMLKDEETGETVERAVPEDKRNARVLDDDELDRLAELGERAEAHYGEPQDVEWAIVEGDGRSSDGRTHSGDVFMLQSRPITTISEDAASESDEEADGDLLVQGLGASPGIASGPVRTVGKLDQLDKVGEGDIIVTEMTTPDMVPAMKRASGIITDEGGMTSHAAIVARELGAPAIVGAGTATEQLEDGQLVTIDGEKGSVTEGTVAPDEQTDAVETVRPENPVKPMTATEVKVNVSIPEAGERAAATGADGVGLLRMEHMILSTNKTPERYIEDHGEDAYVEEIVDGVRGVADEFYPRPVRVRTLDAPTDEFRQMEGGESEPHEHNPMLGYRGIRRSLDRPEFFKHELEAFRRLFEMGYDNVEVMFPLVNDAEDVVRARNLMAEAGVDPEKRSWGVMVETPSAALSIEEMAEAGIDFASFGTNDLTQYTLAVDRNNEHVADRFDELHPSVLRLIGDTIETCREYDVATSICGQAGSKPEMVRFLVNEGVSSISANIDAVRDVQHEVKRKEQKLLLDSIR
- the mfnA gene encoding tyrosine decarboxylase MfnA, producing MQRAEPQEFSRVLSSMCTEPHPTAREAAEQFLASNPGDPGTYGTVSTLEREAVDRLGTVAELADPAGYIASGGTESNVQAIRLARNRADTRTPNFVAPESAHFSFRKAAGVLGVELRTAPLSDYRANLDAVAELIDSDTVCVVGVAGTTEYGRVDPIPALADMAADAGALCHVDAAWGGFVLPFTEHAWSFADADIHTMTIDPHKMGRAAVPAGGLLARGPELLDELAIDTPYLESTSQMTLTGTRSGAGVASAAAVMDELWRDGYGRQYRRARSNADWLAAELDDREFEVVEPALPIVTVDLPARLIDDLRDAGWRLSRTEAGEARIVCMPHVTRSMLAEFLGDVDRLAE
- the metG gene encoding methionine--tRNA ligase — its product is MHEEFPTDSPAVVTCGLPYANGDLHVGHLRTYVSGDAYARALDRLGQSVAFVCGSDMHGTPIAVNAAETGVDPESFALEYHEQYEETFPAFNVEFDNYGHTHDATNTEMTQSFVRSWIDGDHVFEKEIEVAWDAETDQPLPDRFVEGTCPYCGERARGDECDEGCQRHLEPGEIEEPVSTITGNPAEYRTRPHKFLRLSDFQEYLQGFIDRLEGTDNAKNQPREWIEGELQDLCITRDMDWGIDYPGEDGADGEDLVLYVWVDAPIEYASSTKQYSERVGSESYDWEAVWKDRSDPDSERPEGGEIIHVIGHDIIQHHTVFWPAMLRGAGFTEPRAVMACGFVNLDGEAFSTSRNRAVWADDYIESGLDPDLYRYHIVTGSEFTADVDFSWDGLRERVNNELVGTLGNFLYRSLLFAERNYDGTPNAAVSDEVEAEIESAIESFREAVDDYRVRGLGRTPVELAAFGNEYIQRHEPWKLTDEDPEKAAQVIRDCVQLSKAIAVLMEPVLPGKADALWTQLGEEGSVGDVALDAALSSPPEAFDAPAELFEKIEDDRVEELNRQLAERVEAAGDDESADADDGPETDDGDGEPADLEPIADDRVSFEEFEDLDLRVGEITTADPIEGADKLAKLEVDIGVETRQIVAGIKQLHDLGELPGTRIVIVANLEQSELFGVESDGMLLAAGEKADLLTTHGDAGPGTKIQ